The following is a genomic window from Chloracidobacterium sp..
AGTAAAATCGGAAAGTCAATTGCATTTTTTGATATTATTGGCCGAGTAAGCGCAATGATTACAACACCTACGAGTGTAAGTTAATGTTATTGTTAAAGTTACGCGATTTACGGCCATTTTGCATAAATTTTAAGCACTTTTTATGGACACACTTGTTAATGCAATAGCCGCCGACGGCACAGTCCGCGTACTGTCAGCGATAACAACAGATACGGTCGCGGAGACGATCCGCAGGCACCGGACATCGCCGACCGCGACGGTTGCTTTGGGGCGTGTTCTGACCGGCACAGCACTTTTTGCGGCAAGCCTGAAGGACTTTGACCGCGTTACCGTAAAGTTTGACGGCGGCGGGCCGTTGGGCCGCGTGATAGCCGAGGCGGACGCTCAGGGCGCGGTTCGCGGCTACGTTTACGATCCGACGGTCGAACTTCCGCCTAACGCGGCGGGCAAGTTCGACATTGCGACAGCAATCGGGCGCGGTACATTATACGTCATCCGCGAATCCGGTTTTGAACTTGGCATGGGCCGTGAACCGTATATCGGTTCGGTGCCGATCGTTTCTGGCGAGGTGGCCGAGGATCTGGCGTTCTATCTGGCTCGTTCGGAGCAGATACCGTCGGCTGTTATGCTTGGTGTTCTGGTCGGCAATCGTGAGCCGTACGTGACAGCGGCCGGCGGCGTGCTGATCCAGATGCTTCCGACGGCGCATGATCATGTAATAACCATGATCGAGGATACCGCAGGCCGTGCGCCGCAGGTAACGGCTATGGTAAAGGACGGGGCGACGCCGGTTGACCTTATCAGAACAGTTCTCGGCGAGATCGATTTTGAGGTCTTGGGCGAAAAAAAGGTCGAGTTCAGGTGTTCGTGCTCGAGGGAAAGGGCCGTCGCAATGGTTTCAGCATTAGGTAAAGATGAAGTGACAAAGATGCTGGAGGAAGACGGCGGCGCAAAAATGAATTGCGGCTTTTGCGGCAACGACCATAATCTTGACGCCGCCGACCTCGAAGCGATACTTGCTGACAGCAATGAATGACCTTGAAACATTCCTCAAACACGTCATTGAGGCCACTGATGACGCCTTGGGCAGGCTTTTGCCCGGCGAGACGGTCGAGCCTGTAAGGCTTCACAAAGCGATCCGCTGGAGCGTATTTGCCGGTGGAAAGAGATTTCGGCCGGTGATGACGTTCGCGGTCGGTGCGGCGTTCGGCGCCGATGAAAAGCACCTTGTACGAACCGCGGCCGCTGTTGAGATGATCCATACCTTTTCGCTCATACACGACGACCTGCCGTCGATGGATGACGACGATCTGAGGCGAGGGAAACCTACCTGCCACAAGAAATTCGACGAGGCGACAGCGATACTTGCAGGCGATGCCTTGCAGTCGATGGCATTCGGCGTCATCGCGGACGATGAGTATCTTGAGCCTGAAATGAAGCTTCGGCTCATAGCGAACCTCGCGGCGGCATCAAGTTCGCCCCGCGGCATGGTTGCGGGCCAGCAACTCGACCTCGATGCCGAAGGGGTCGATCCGCGAACAGTCG
Proteins encoded in this region:
- the hslO gene encoding Hsp33 family molecular chaperone HslO, translated to MDTLVNAIAADGTVRVLSAITTDTVAETIRRHRTSPTATVALGRVLTGTALFAASLKDFDRVTVKFDGGGPLGRVIAEADAQGAVRGYVYDPTVELPPNAAGKFDIATAIGRGTLYVIRESGFELGMGREPYIGSVPIVSGEVAEDLAFYLARSEQIPSAVMLGVLVGNREPYVTAAGGVLIQMLPTAHDHVITMIEDTAGRAPQVTAMVKDGATPVDLIRTVLGEIDFEVLGEKKVEFRCSCSRERAVAMVSALGKDEVTKMLEEDGGAKMNCGFCGNDHNLDAADLEAILADSNE
- a CDS encoding polyprenyl synthetase family protein, with the translated sequence MNDLETFLKHVIEATDDALGRLLPGETVEPVRLHKAIRWSVFAGGKRFRPVMTFAVGAAFGADEKHLVRTAAAVEMIHTFSLIHDDLPSMDDDDLRRGKPTCHKKFDEATAILAGDALQSMAFGVIADDEYLEPEMKLRLIANLAAASSSPRGMVAGQQLDLDAEGVDPRTVDIEHIHRLKTGALIEFAGDAGAIIGRASAGESAAIHEYSSQIGLLFQITDDLLDIRQSSEVLGKTAGKDVTAKKATFPGHYGIKEADRLASEVHDRAIAALDHLGSGRGLLTALCDHVFRRIN